The following are from one region of the Heterodontus francisci isolate sHetFra1 chromosome 34, sHetFra1.hap1, whole genome shotgun sequence genome:
- the LOC137348654 gene encoding zinc finger protein 271-like produces the protein MLPSFVSSANFEIVSQLKSREMFVSFVFLSWTDSDGFCKLRLQPLGKIEQRDKDICNTEKPWKCGDCGKGFKYPCLLEAHRRSHTGERPFTCSVCGKGFIYSSQLLKHQWVHTGERPFTCPVCGKGFIHSSDLLKHQRVHTDKRSFKCSDCEKRFKSKKDLLQHQRIHTGEKPFTCLVCGKGFTQSSQLQTHQLVHTDKRPFKCSDCEKRFKSKNELLQHQRIHTGEKPFTCSVCGKGFTQLSCLLRHQKVHTDKRPFKCSDCEKRFKTKSDLLQHQRTHAGERLFTCSLCGKGFSRSACLLRHQRVHTDYRPFKCSACEKRYKSKNDLLQHRRTHTGERPFTCSLCGKGFPQSSQLLSHQLVHTDKRPFNCSDCEKRFKSKNDLLQHQPTHTGERPFTCSVCGKRFSRSFCVLRHQSVHTGERLFTCSVCGKEFADSNNLLRHQQAHQ, from the exons atgcttccgagtttcgtctcatctgcaaactttgaaattgtgtcccaacTGAAATCAAGAGAAATGTTTGTCTCTTTTGTATTTCTATCCTGGAcggacagtgatggcttttgtaaactgagATTACAGCcattgggaaagattgaacag agagacaaagacatCTGCAAcacggagaaaccatggaaatgtggcgactgtgggaagggattcaaataCCCGTGCCTGCTGGAAGCTCATCGAcgtagtcacactggggagaggccgttcacctgctctgtgtgtgggaagggattcatttatTCATCCcagctgctgaaacaccagtgggttcacactggggagagaccgttcacatgccccgtgtgtgggaagggattcattcattcatctgacctgctgaaacaccaacgtGTTCACACAGATAAGAgatcttttaaatgttctgactgtgagaagagatttaaaagtaaaaaAGACCTGCTGCAACACCAacgtattcacactggggagaagccgttcacctgccttgtgtgtgggaagggattcactcagtcgtccCAGCTCCAaacacaccaacttgttcacacagaTAAGaggccttttaaatgttctgactgtgagaagagatttaaaagtaaaaaTGAGCTGCTGCAACACCagcgtattcacactggggagaagccgttcacctgctctgtatgtgggaagggattcactcagttatcctgtCTTCTGAGACACCAGAAAGTTCACACAgataagagaccttttaaatgctCTGACTGTGAGAAAAGATTTAAAACTAAAAGTGACCTGCTTCAACACCAGCGTACTCACgctggggagaggctgtttaccTGCTCCCTGTGCGGGAAGGGATTCTCTCGGTCGGCCTGCcttctgagacaccagcgagttcacacagaTTATCGGCCTTTTAAATGTTCTGCCTGTGAGAAGAGATATAAAAGTAAAAATGACCTGCTGCAACACCGacgtactcacactggggagaggccgttcacctgctccttgtgtgggaagggattcccaCAGTCGTCCCAGCTCTTatcacaccaacttgttcacacagaTAAGAGACCTTTCAACTGTTCagactgtgagaagagatttaaaagtaaaaaCGACCTGCTGCAACACCAAcctactcacactggggagaggccgttcacctgctccgtgtgtgggaagagattctctcggTCGTTCTGCGTTCTGAGACACCAGagtgttcatactggggagagactgttcacctgctctgtgtgtgggaaggagttTGCTGATTCAAACAATCTGCTGCGACACCAGCAAGCTCACCAGTGA